The proteins below are encoded in one region of Sulfolobus islandicus Y.N.15.51:
- a CDS encoding METTL5 family protein translates to MSNKKVVDLGCGTGVFCFAASLLGAYCTCVEIDLESLETARNIKSELNLDIELLNADIIQFYGRFDTVIQNPPFGVVNRGIDIKFLQTAFSISNVVYSIHKSNERSRQIIIKIAKEHGFSAEILSERYRLKPYYPWHMKRIHEFLVDIYFFSKIPR, encoded by the coding sequence ATAAGCAATAAGAAGGTAGTTGATTTAGGTTGTGGAACTGGCGTTTTCTGCTTTGCGGCTTCACTTTTAGGTGCTTATTGCACTTGTGTGGAGATTGATCTAGAATCATTAGAGACTGCAAGAAATATCAAAAGCGAATTAAACTTAGACATAGAGCTGTTAAATGCTGATATAATCCAATTTTACGGTAGATTTGATACTGTAATTCAAAATCCTCCATTTGGAGTAGTAAATAGAGGAATAGATATTAAGTTTTTACAAACAGCTTTTAGTATTTCCAATGTAGTCTACTCTATACATAAGTCTAATGAAAGATCGAGGCAAATTATAATCAAAATAGCTAAAGAGCACGGATTTTCTGCTGAAATATTGTCTGAGAGGTACAGATTAAAACCATATTATCCTTGGCACATGAAAAGAATTCATGAGTTCTTAGTGGATATCTACTTCTTTTCCAAAATTCCCAGATAA
- a CDS encoding HAD family hydrolase: MKAIFVDLGETLVHFKPRYHENIAYALKEIGYNVDEKRVFKAVAKILGKHHYPSPEYGGLSAFDFRELFYELNIYPDQESIARLNSKNLLSGEYELYDDSITFLEEAKQLGFKVVLVSNATRNIYKIVEDLGIKKYFDGIVASCDLNVMKPHPKIFSYAMEIAKSDGIHIGDIYEIDVIGAKRAGLEAILLDRLGFYPEIKENRVNNLLEALELVKERLKNS; encoded by the coding sequence ATGAAGGCAATATTTGTAGACTTAGGAGAGACGCTAGTACACTTTAAGCCTAGGTACCACGAAAATATTGCATATGCCCTTAAGGAAATTGGGTATAATGTTGACGAAAAGAGAGTTTTCAAGGCAGTTGCGAAGATTCTAGGAAAACATCACTATCCTAGCCCAGAATACGGAGGTCTTTCAGCTTTTGATTTTAGGGAACTGTTTTATGAACTTAATATATATCCTGATCAAGAATCAATAGCTAGATTAAATAGCAAAAACTTGTTATCTGGGGAATATGAACTCTATGACGATTCAATTACGTTCCTAGAGGAAGCCAAACAACTCGGATTTAAAGTTGTTTTAGTTAGTAACGCAACCAGAAATATCTATAAAATAGTAGAAGATCTGGGTATTAAGAAGTACTTTGATGGTATAGTAGCATCATGTGATTTGAACGTTATGAAACCTCACCCAAAGATTTTCTCCTACGCCATGGAAATCGCTAAAAGTGATGGTATTCATATAGGCGACATTTACGAAATAGACGTAATTGGTGCGAAAAGAGCAGGTCTTGAGGCAATACTTTTAGATAGATTAGGGTTCTATCCTGAAATAAAGGAAAATAGGGTGAATAATTTATTGGAAGCTCTAGAATTAGTAAAAGAGAGATTGAAAAATTCCTAG
- a CDS encoding transcriptional regulator, translating into MNTDFLTTREKIFFLLSYLDEPLSAREIMRRLDIRKEKEIYDHIEHLARSSKRKGYTLIIIPARCKSCGYTFNSEKIKRPSRCPVCKSEKIEMPKFLIRNK; encoded by the coding sequence TTGAATACAGACTTCTTAACAACTAGGGAAAAAATATTTTTCTTGTTATCTTATTTAGATGAACCGTTGAGTGCTAGGGAGATAATGAGAAGACTAGATATTAGGAAGGAAAAAGAGATTTACGATCATATAGAGCATTTGGCAAGGTCGAGCAAAAGGAAAGGTTATACGCTTATAATAATACCGGCTAGGTGCAAGAGTTGCGGCTACACATTCAACTCTGAGAAAATAAAAAGGCCTAGTAGATGCCCAGTTTGCAAGTCTGAGAAAATTGAAATGCCAAAATTTTTAATTAGGAACAAGTAA
- a CDS encoding sugar nucleotide-binding protein, with protein MKIAVTDEGEIAKAFARFLGSNSNEITIVDSPSKVIREKPDVILHTFEIPIFESNMNPPLAWSFNTWYAINIARAGSKVGSVNVFLSSFLIYDGKRGFYKEHNTPNPLNYYGLTKLVGESSIITLGNYLVLRVGALFSLSYRGFLFPFIKASTRGKILKCNKNFYISIIDLNTLAKVSKLLINKEARGVINVGSNRVSLFEICSYLSDIFGNEVIEIDNQQRDFSLDDWLLRAYNIKIDAKESILSLIEYRLLNN; from the coding sequence TTGAAAATTGCAGTTACAGATGAAGGAGAGATTGCTAAAGCCTTTGCCAGATTTCTTGGTAGTAATAGTAATGAGATTACAATAGTGGATAGTCCTTCTAAGGTTATAAGAGAAAAACCAGATGTGATATTGCACACCTTTGAAATACCAATTTTTGAAAGTAACATGAATCCCCCCTTAGCTTGGTCATTTAACACGTGGTATGCTATTAACATAGCTAGAGCTGGTTCTAAGGTAGGAAGCGTAAATGTATTTCTTTCTTCTTTTCTAATTTATGATGGAAAGAGAGGTTTTTACAAAGAGCATAATACTCCTAATCCATTGAATTACTATGGATTAACCAAACTAGTTGGAGAAAGTAGTATTATCACTTTAGGTAATTACTTGGTTTTAAGAGTTGGAGCGTTATTTTCACTATCATATAGGGGTTTTCTATTTCCATTTATTAAAGCTTCTACAAGGGGAAAAATCTTGAAATGTAATAAAAACTTTTATATATCTATTATTGATTTGAATACGCTAGCTAAGGTAAGTAAATTACTTATTAATAAAGAGGCTAGGGGTGTAATAAACGTAGGAAGTAACAGAGTATCTCTTTTTGAAATATGTAGTTATCTTTCAGATATCTTTGGAAATGAAGTTATTGAAATTGATAATCAACAGAGGGATTTTTCTCTAGATGATTGGCTACTGAGAGCATATAATATTAAAATTGACGCAAAAGAGAGTATATTGAGCTTAATTGAATACAGACTTCTTAACAACTAG